A region of Salinibacter sp. 10B DNA encodes the following proteins:
- a CDS encoding DUF2231 domain-containing protein, producing the protein MELIPEWAPNLHPMLVHFPIALLLGAIGADVMALGLRRWAVQRPLNWLRPATVALYVAGAVSAVVTYFTGSWAADAVSVPAAAEATLSEHANLGWWTMWFFGIYALVRLGAHLWPKTRERVSVHVVLLLVALGGGYLLYETGEHGAEMVYRYGVGVQQAEAESASVEPGLTIGENGWQWQPQSDTAWTSRMTWLEGRPTDVQASLDTTNAGRVVLALRPTAPVTFVVPDTLGAVQFSAEMNLDGFEGTASLLHHVQGAQSYDFLTVDGSTLQQGRMTDGTRSTFATSTVDGGGWRTIRAVGDGTHFRGYVDGEMMVHGHGDAAEPGSVGLRLEGTGTVRILRLAAESL; encoded by the coding sequence ATGGAACTGATTCCAGAGTGGGCGCCCAACCTTCACCCGATGCTCGTTCACTTCCCGATTGCGCTCCTTCTAGGCGCAATTGGGGCGGATGTGATGGCGCTCGGCCTGCGGCGGTGGGCCGTCCAGCGGCCCTTGAACTGGCTTCGACCGGCCACGGTCGCGCTCTACGTGGCAGGGGCGGTGAGTGCGGTGGTGACTTACTTCACCGGCTCTTGGGCGGCGGACGCGGTGTCGGTGCCCGCCGCGGCGGAGGCCACCCTCAGCGAGCATGCCAATCTCGGATGGTGGACGATGTGGTTCTTCGGGATCTATGCTCTGGTGCGACTCGGAGCGCATCTCTGGCCGAAAACACGCGAGCGAGTCTCTGTTCACGTCGTGCTGTTGCTGGTTGCCCTCGGCGGCGGATATCTGCTCTACGAGACGGGCGAGCACGGTGCGGAGATGGTGTATCGATACGGGGTGGGGGTACAGCAGGCCGAAGCGGAGAGTGCGTCAGTGGAGCCCGGTTTGACGATCGGGGAAAACGGCTGGCAGTGGCAGCCGCAGTCGGACACGGCCTGGACGTCGCGCATGACGTGGCTGGAAGGGCGTCCGACCGACGTGCAGGCGTCACTCGACACCACGAACGCCGGACGTGTCGTCCTCGCGCTCCGGCCGACGGCTCCGGTCACGTTTGTCGTGCCGGATACGCTCGGCGCCGTGCAATTCAGCGCAGAAATGAACCTGGACGGATTTGAGGGCACCGCGTCGCTCCTCCACCACGTGCAGGGGGCGCAATCGTATGATTTCCTCACGGTGGACGGCTCGACGCTGCAGCAGGGGCGCATGACGGATGGCACGCGATCGACGTTTGCCACGAGCACCGTTGACGGGGGCGGTTGGCGGACGATCCGGGCCGTTGGGGACGGCACACACTTTCGCGGATACGTGGACGGAGAAATGATGGTGCACGGGCACGGCGACGCTGCGGAGCCGGGATCGGTGGGGCTCCGCCTGGAGGGGACCGGCACGGTTCGGATTCTTCGTCTTGCGGCGGAATCGTTGTAG
- a CDS encoding Spy/CpxP family protein refolding chaperone codes for MKRLTIALSILLTLGLLTPISASAQHPQHHGQRGMMARSDSMPGGMMGMMQGGMMGQGMMQMMRGMHQQMMQNPMHRSHMTAFMLPALADTLGLSDQQVDQINQFKSEAMSQHSEHQAQMKAQREEFMSLFETEGQPSAEAVRQHLTAMAEMRADQQAAMYEASQQMRQVLTDEQRTMLDSLPPQQKMRQMMSRMPMKDMMQMMGSMGGGMGECPMGGGMMSGMQGMPMMQGMHQQMMQQGGMQNMPMQQNRQNQ; via the coding sequence ATGAAACGCTTAACCATTGCACTTTCGATTCTTCTTACCCTCGGACTTCTCACTCCGATTTCTGCCAGTGCGCAGCACCCGCAGCATCACGGCCAGCGCGGGATGATGGCCCGCTCCGACAGCATGCCCGGCGGGATGATGGGCATGATGCAGGGCGGCATGATGGGCCAGGGCATGATGCAGATGATGCGGGGCATGCACCAGCAGATGATGCAAAACCCCATGCACCGGTCTCACATGACGGCCTTTATGCTGCCGGCCCTCGCAGATACGCTGGGGCTCTCCGACCAGCAGGTCGACCAGATCAACCAGTTCAAGAGCGAGGCGATGAGCCAGCACAGCGAGCACCAAGCGCAGATGAAGGCACAGCGCGAGGAGTTTATGAGCCTGTTTGAGACTGAGGGACAGCCGTCGGCCGAGGCCGTGCGCCAGCACCTGACGGCGATGGCTGAGATGCGAGCGGACCAGCAGGCTGCTATGTACGAAGCATCCCAGCAGATGCGCCAGGTGCTCACCGATGAGCAGCGCACGATGCTCGACAGCCTTCCCCCTCAGCAGAAAATGCGGCAGATGATGTCACGCATGCCCATGAAGGACATGATGCAGATGATGGGATCGATGGGCGGCGGCATGGGAGAGTGCCCGATGGGCGGCGGCATGATGAGCGGCATGCAGGGCATGCCCATGATGCAAGGCATGCATCAGCAGATGATGCAGCAGGGGGGCATGCAGAACATGCCGATGCAGCAAAATCGCCAGAACCAGTAA
- a CDS encoding SHOCT domain-containing protein, whose amino-acid sequence MHDGWIWGIHFGWWIIWILLIVGVVWAINRAQSESTSSRSQRETPLETLKRRYAEGELSTEEYEERKKRLQRDQ is encoded by the coding sequence ATGCACGATGGATGGATATGGGGGATACACTTTGGGTGGTGGATTATTTGGATTCTCCTGATTGTGGGCGTAGTATGGGCAATCAATCGCGCGCAGTCAGAAAGCACATCTTCCCGTTCACAACGGGAGACGCCGCTGGAAACGCTGAAGCGTCGCTACGCCGAGGGAGAACTCTCGACCGAAGAGTACGAGGAGCGGAAAAAGCGTCTTCAGCGCGATCAGTGA
- a CDS encoding class I SAM-dependent methyltransferase, which produces MNEPNVDTGTSPDATATDHTRSRYDLAAPVYDLMEWPIERGLYRSWRETLWAEVDGPQVLEIGVGTGKNIPYYPEGVHVTAIDLSPGMLKRARRVADRHPEKQVTLREMDAQALDFAVETFDDVVATFVFCSVPDPIQGLREALRVTRSGGGLHLLEHMRASPSWLARLMEVLDGPMHWLTGVHIARQTVQNVEAAGWTLDEVSTLSWGDIYRRITAHKSPD; this is translated from the coding sequence ATGAACGAGCCAAACGTAGACACAGGGACGTCCCCGGACGCGACGGCGACCGACCACACGCGGAGCCGCTACGACCTGGCTGCGCCGGTGTATGACCTGATGGAATGGCCCATCGAACGAGGGCTGTACCGATCCTGGCGAGAGACGCTCTGGGCCGAGGTCGACGGGCCGCAGGTGCTGGAGATTGGGGTTGGGACGGGGAAGAACATTCCGTACTACCCGGAGGGAGTACACGTGACGGCCATCGACCTGTCGCCGGGCATGCTGAAGCGAGCCCGGCGGGTCGCTGATCGCCATCCGGAGAAGCAAGTGACGCTTCGAGAGATGGACGCGCAGGCGCTCGACTTCGCGGTCGAGACGTTTGACGATGTAGTGGCGACGTTTGTGTTCTGCTCCGTACCCGATCCCATCCAGGGGCTTCGAGAAGCACTGCGCGTGACGCGGTCCGGCGGGGGGCTTCACCTCCTGGAGCACATGCGGGCATCGCCTTCCTGGCTTGCTCGCCTCATGGAGGTGCTCGATGGGCCGATGCACTGGCTCACCGGCGTTCACATCGCTCGCCAGACCGTTCAGAACGTTGAGGCGGCCGGATGGACCCTCGACGAGGTGTCCACTTTGAGTTGGGGGGACATCTATCGACGAATTACCGCTCACAAATCACCTGATTGA
- a CDS encoding copper-translocating P-type ATPase codes for MVEDFRRRFWISLILTVPILLLSPLIQSVLGIEEALQFPGDLVALWGFSSVVFVYGGWPFLKGIYEELSDLTPGMMTLIAVAITVAYVYSSAVVFGLTGSIFFWELATLIDVMLVGHWIEMRSVMGASKALEELAKLMPQTAHRLTESGDTEEVPLEALQHGDRVLIRPGEKIPADGEVVEGSSSVNEAMLTGESVPVPKEEGNEVIGGSINGEGSLTVEVQKTGEEGYLSQVIDMVQEAQETKSKTQDLANRAAVWLTAIALGGGAITMFVWSVVMGADFAFALERTVTVMVITCPHALGLAVPLVVAVSTALSAQNGLLIRDRTAFEAARNLEAVIFDKTGTLTEGRFGVTDTISFNGMSEDDILTYAAAVESRSEHPIGKGIVDAVDDAPAVENFNSITGKGIEGRVNGRDVMVVSPGYLRENGYEMTDARYEELSGQGKTVVFVIIDEKLEGAVALADIIREESREAIRVLKDMGIQVMMLTGDNRQVAEWVAGELALDDYFAEVLPDEKADKVKEVQSRGLTTAMVGDGVNDAPALATADVGIAIGAGTDVAVETADIVLVRNNPQDVTSILKLAQSTYNKMVQNLWWAAGYNIFAIPVAAGVLYGWGILFGPAVGAALMSLSTVIVAINARLLTVER; via the coding sequence ATGGTCGAGGACTTCCGGCGGCGCTTCTGGATCTCGCTCATCCTCACAGTCCCGATCCTCCTGCTCTCGCCGCTGATCCAGAGCGTGCTGGGCATCGAAGAGGCGCTGCAGTTTCCCGGCGACCTTGTAGCGCTCTGGGGCTTTTCCTCGGTGGTCTTTGTGTACGGGGGCTGGCCGTTCCTGAAGGGCATTTATGAGGAGCTTTCGGACCTCACGCCCGGCATGATGACGCTCATCGCCGTGGCCATTACGGTGGCGTACGTCTATTCGAGTGCCGTCGTCTTCGGGCTCACGGGGAGCATCTTCTTCTGGGAGCTGGCCACGCTGATTGACGTGATGCTGGTGGGGCACTGGATCGAGATGCGCTCGGTGATGGGGGCCTCGAAGGCGCTGGAGGAATTGGCCAAACTCATGCCGCAGACGGCCCACCGCCTCACCGAGAGCGGCGACACCGAAGAGGTGCCTCTGGAGGCGCTCCAGCACGGCGACCGGGTGCTCATCCGGCCCGGCGAGAAGATTCCGGCCGATGGCGAAGTCGTGGAGGGCTCCTCATCCGTCAACGAGGCCATGCTCACCGGAGAGTCGGTGCCAGTCCCCAAGGAAGAGGGCAACGAGGTCATCGGCGGCTCGATTAATGGCGAAGGCTCACTCACGGTCGAGGTGCAGAAGACTGGGGAGGAGGGGTACCTCTCGCAGGTGATCGACATGGTGCAGGAGGCGCAGGAGACGAAGTCGAAGACGCAGGACCTGGCCAACCGGGCGGCCGTCTGGCTGACCGCCATCGCGCTTGGGGGCGGGGCCATTACGATGTTCGTCTGGTCGGTCGTGATGGGGGCGGACTTTGCGTTTGCGCTGGAGCGCACGGTAACGGTGATGGTGATTACCTGCCCACACGCACTGGGACTGGCCGTGCCGCTCGTCGTGGCCGTTTCGACGGCGCTCTCCGCTCAGAACGGCCTTCTCATTCGCGACCGCACCGCGTTCGAGGCGGCCCGCAACCTGGAGGCAGTCATCTTTGACAAGACGGGGACGCTTACGGAGGGGCGCTTCGGTGTCACCGACACGATTAGCTTCAACGGCATGTCGGAGGACGACATTCTCACGTATGCGGCGGCGGTTGAGAGCCGGTCGGAGCATCCCATTGGCAAAGGCATCGTTGATGCGGTTGACGATGCCCCCGCGGTCGAAAACTTCAATTCGATCACCGGGAAGGGCATTGAGGGTCGTGTAAACGGCCGGGACGTTATGGTCGTCAGTCCAGGGTACCTTCGCGAGAACGGGTACGAAATGACCGACGCGCGGTACGAAGAGCTCTCCGGGCAGGGAAAGACCGTGGTCTTCGTTATCATCGACGAGAAATTGGAAGGGGCCGTGGCGTTGGCCGACATTATCCGCGAGGAGTCACGGGAGGCGATCCGCGTGCTGAAGGACATGGGCATTCAGGTGATGATGCTGACCGGCGACAACCGTCAGGTGGCCGAGTGGGTGGCCGGGGAGCTTGCACTCGACGACTACTTCGCCGAGGTGCTGCCCGACGAGAAGGCAGACAAGGTGAAAGAGGTGCAGAGTCGCGGCCTCACCACGGCGATGGTGGGCGACGGTGTGAACGACGCCCCGGCCCTCGCCACGGCCGACGTCGGCATCGCCATCGGTGCCGGGACGGACGTGGCCGTCGAAACCGCTGACATCGTGCTGGTGCGCAACAACCCGCAGGACGTGACCTCCATCCTGAAACTGGCGCAGAGCACCTACAACAAGATGGTGCAGAATCTGTGGTGGGCGGCCGGCTACAACATCTTCGCCATTCCGGTGGCGGCGGGCGTGCTCTACGGATGGGGCATCCTGTTCGGCCCGGCGGTGGGCGCGGCGCTGATGAGCCTCAGCACCGTCATCGTCGCCATCAACGCGCGCCTGCTGACCGTGGAGCGGTAA
- a CDS encoding NAD(P)-binding oxidoreductase has product MDIAVFGATGGTGQQLIGQARQAGHRLRGLTRSPEKLSSESSVKPVEGNVLNPEHVRKTVAGTEAVVCILGRTKNNPSDVVSRGTRNIVDAMIQCGVERLVVVTSIGLGSSVQNLPWYGRLANATVLQNLMADKARQEEIVMESPLDWSIVRPGGLTDGSQTGEYVHGVEIDVNAAPISRADVADFLLTVLEDRLYVREAPLVTTKEEIGLSFLWEQVTDVTDRLLWGK; this is encoded by the coding sequence ATGGACATTGCAGTCTTTGGGGCCACAGGAGGAACGGGACAACAGCTGATCGGACAGGCGAGACAGGCAGGGCACCGACTGCGCGGACTTACGCGCTCCCCCGAAAAGCTATCGTCGGAAAGCAGCGTCAAACCCGTCGAGGGAAATGTCCTCAATCCCGAACACGTTCGAAAAACAGTAGCAGGGACGGAAGCGGTCGTATGCATTCTCGGACGGACGAAGAATAACCCATCGGATGTCGTGTCCAGGGGGACCCGAAACATCGTCGATGCGATGATTCAGTGCGGAGTCGAACGGTTGGTCGTCGTCACGTCGATTGGGCTCGGGTCGAGTGTTCAGAACCTGCCGTGGTATGGTCGTCTCGCGAACGCGACGGTTCTCCAGAATCTGATGGCCGACAAAGCGCGACAGGAAGAAATCGTCATGGAGAGTCCCCTCGACTGGTCGATTGTGCGCCCGGGCGGGCTCACAGACGGCTCGCAGACCGGAGAATACGTTCATGGCGTCGAGATCGACGTGAACGCTGCCCCCATTTCACGGGCGGATGTTGCGGATTTTTTGCTCACTGTCCTTGAAGATCGGCTGTATGTTCGAGAGGCTCCGCTCGTTACGACGAAGGAAGAGATCGGACTGTCGTTTTTATGGGAGCAAGTCACGGACGTAACCGATCGGCTCTTGTGGGGGAAATAG
- a CDS encoding MerR family transcriptional regulator, translated as MSAETLTTGEVAERADVNVQTVRYYERRGLIPEPPRSSGGFRQYGPDHVDRIRFIKRAQELGFTLEEAHELLQLSVTAEADRADVRAVAQEKIDEVEEKIRALQRIRDTLGELVEACHGHGSTTECPILHALEEPTSGKQ; from the coding sequence ATGAGTGCAGAAACACTAACGACCGGCGAGGTCGCCGAACGGGCCGACGTAAACGTTCAAACGGTTCGCTACTACGAGCGGCGCGGGCTCATTCCAGAGCCGCCGCGATCGAGTGGCGGATTTCGGCAGTACGGCCCCGATCACGTCGACCGCATTCGGTTCATCAAGCGGGCGCAGGAGCTGGGTTTCACCCTGGAAGAGGCGCACGAGTTGCTTCAACTGAGCGTGACGGCGGAGGCCGACCGGGCCGACGTGCGGGCTGTGGCGCAGGAAAAGATCGATGAGGTTGAGGAAAAGATTCGCGCCCTCCAGCGTATCCGGGATACGCTGGGAGAACTCGTGGAGGCCTGCCACGGGCACGGGTCGACGACCGAATGTCCCATTCTTCATGCGCTTGAAGAGCCGACCTCCGGGAAGCAGTGA
- a CDS encoding cupredoxin domain-containing protein, whose protein sequence is MACGADGQQSESSEATDAASESADTVEVTMKDFAYQPSSISVPAGKEVTLQFTNTGSVEHYFVVGDTVTSNTDGFQQNLFSGVSIEKNKQTEGHEEEEEEHGEGEEEEEHHANEFELPPGGSGSITFTLPSSKTGTYTIACFETTGNEKHYDMGMKGTLTVTASAEN, encoded by the coding sequence ATGGCCTGTGGTGCCGACGGTCAGCAGTCGGAATCCTCGGAGGCCACTGATGCCGCTTCAGAGTCGGCCGACACCGTCGAGGTGACGATGAAGGATTTTGCCTACCAGCCGTCCAGCATCTCCGTGCCCGCCGGGAAAGAGGTGACCCTGCAGTTCACCAACACTGGCAGTGTGGAGCACTACTTCGTCGTCGGGGATACGGTCACGAGCAACACTGACGGATTTCAGCAGAACCTCTTCAGCGGCGTCTCGATCGAGAAGAACAAGCAGACCGAGGGCCACGAGGAAGAAGAGGAAGAGCATGGGGAAGGGGAGGAAGAGGAAGAACATCACGCAAACGAGTTTGAGCTTCCGCCCGGAGGCAGCGGCTCCATCACGTTTACGCTTCCGTCCTCGAAAACGGGGACGTACACGATTGCCTGCTTCGAGACCACGGGCAATGAGAAGCACTACGACATGGGCATGAAAGGCACCCTGACGGTCACTGCCTCCGCCGAGAACTAA
- a CDS encoding copper resistance system multicopper oxidase, which produces MAIDDSVSVSNPDASDSNILSSESKSPSVSRRDFLRSTGALAAMAGVQTLLPGWALASGPAAQGGLSSLEPTRRVGNRVEYDITIEKTPFEVAGKRATAITMNGTVPGPLIRLQEGEEVILRYHNKLEEETSIHWHGLLLPNQFDGVPKVNYPGVAPGETFEAGPFEVRQYGTYWYHSHSGLQEQLGHYGPLVIDPAGEQPQEYDREHVVVLSDWTFDDPHAILSNLKKEGHYYNFQQRTVGEFWKDVSEDGFWDTLKNRLSWDRMRMSAADISDVTGSTYTYLMNGQAPSTNWSGLFNPGERVRLRFINASAATIFDVRVPGLEMDVVQVSGQNVEPVPTDEFRIGVAERYDVIVEPTEDQAHTVFAEAIDRSGYARGTLAPREGMEAPVPDRRERPTLTMAAMGMDDGNMEGMNHGEMESGDMDHGNMDHGDMDHGNMSGGMDSENESGLRPPGTLPEPVMHDPDEDHGPGEAGLPMMTSSRLHEPGIGLGDDGRRVLTYDQLKALDEKDEFRAPDREIELHLTGNMERFMWGINGVEFSDADPIRVEHGERVRLTMVNDTMMNHPMHLHGQFMELENGHGERAPLIDTITVKPAERVSLLIDGHEEGPWFFHCHILYHMDSGMARVFYVEPAPESDEEFYYDLPA; this is translated from the coding sequence ATGGCTATCGACGACTCTGTATCTGTATCGAATCCGGATGCGTCGGACTCGAACATTCTGAGTTCTGAATCGAAATCGCCTTCCGTCTCGCGCCGCGACTTTTTGCGCAGCACTGGTGCTCTGGCCGCGATGGCCGGCGTACAGACGCTTTTGCCAGGTTGGGCCCTCGCGTCCGGACCGGCGGCCCAGGGCGGACTCTCGTCCCTGGAGCCCACACGGCGCGTCGGCAACCGCGTCGAGTATGACATCACCATTGAGAAGACGCCCTTCGAGGTGGCCGGCAAGCGCGCAACGGCGATAACGATGAACGGCACGGTGCCGGGGCCGCTCATTCGACTGCAGGAGGGCGAGGAGGTAATCCTGCGCTACCACAACAAGCTGGAAGAGGAGACCTCCATCCACTGGCACGGGCTTCTGTTGCCCAACCAGTTTGACGGCGTGCCGAAGGTCAACTATCCGGGCGTGGCACCGGGAGAGACCTTCGAGGCAGGCCCCTTCGAGGTGCGCCAGTACGGCACTTACTGGTATCACAGCCACTCGGGGCTCCAGGAGCAGCTGGGCCACTACGGACCGCTCGTCATCGACCCGGCCGGAGAACAGCCGCAGGAGTACGACCGGGAGCACGTGGTCGTTCTCTCCGACTGGACCTTCGACGATCCGCACGCAATCCTGTCCAACCTGAAGAAGGAGGGGCACTACTACAACTTTCAGCAGCGGACCGTCGGCGAGTTCTGGAAGGACGTGTCCGAGGACGGCTTCTGGGACACCCTCAAGAACCGCCTCAGCTGGGATCGGATGCGGATGAGCGCCGCCGACATCTCCGACGTGACGGGGTCGACCTACACCTACCTCATGAACGGCCAGGCGCCGAGCACGAACTGGTCTGGGCTCTTCAATCCGGGCGAACGCGTGCGGCTGCGCTTCATCAACGCCAGTGCGGCGACCATTTTCGACGTACGGGTGCCGGGCCTGGAGATGGACGTGGTGCAGGTGAGCGGGCAGAACGTCGAGCCCGTGCCCACCGACGAATTCCGCATCGGGGTGGCCGAACGGTACGATGTGATCGTGGAGCCGACCGAGGATCAGGCGCACACGGTGTTTGCTGAGGCCATCGATCGGAGCGGGTATGCCCGTGGCACGCTCGCCCCCCGCGAGGGCATGGAGGCCCCCGTGCCCGACCGTCGTGAGCGTCCCACCCTCACCATGGCGGCGATGGGCATGGACGATGGCAACATGGAGGGGATGAATCACGGGGAGATGGAAAGCGGGGACATGGACCACGGCAATATGGACCATGGGGACATGGATCATGGCAACATGTCCGGCGGCATGGACTCGGAGAACGAAAGTGGTCTGCGTCCGCCGGGAACGCTGCCCGAACCGGTGATGCACGACCCGGACGAGGACCACGGGCCCGGTGAGGCCGGACTCCCCATGATGACGAGTTCACGGCTGCATGAGCCGGGCATTGGGCTGGGCGACGATGGGCGTCGAGTGCTCACCTACGACCAGCTCAAGGCGCTCGACGAGAAGGACGAGTTCCGCGCGCCCGACCGCGAGATTGAGCTGCATCTGACGGGCAACATGGAGCGCTTCATGTGGGGCATTAACGGTGTCGAGTTTTCCGACGCCGACCCGATTCGTGTCGAGCACGGCGAACGGGTGCGCCTCACCATGGTGAACGACACCATGATGAATCATCCGATGCACCTGCACGGGCAGTTCATGGAGCTGGAGAACGGGCACGGGGAGCGCGCGCCCCTGATCGACACCATTACGGTGAAGCCCGCCGAGCGCGTGTCGCTCTTGATCGACGGTCACGAGGAGGGGCCGTGGTTCTTCCACTGCCACATCCTCTACCACATGGATTCGGGGATGGCCCGGGTGTTCTACGTCGAGCCCGCCCCCGAAAGCGACGAGGAGTTCTACTACGACCTCCCGGCCTGA
- a CDS encoding copper resistance protein B → MMRIVQYTIGLLVAGTLLVGGAAETAHAQTMDDKPHTYILFHKLEYVPEPAEQPISLEATSWIGGDVNRLWLRGEGEQSTLHREGEAEVEALYGRLISPFFDVVAGMRVDRRWGGDGQTRGHLAVGLQGLAPYRFEVEPTLYVSHKGNVSAGLAASYHVLFTQRLIMESEMEASAALQDVPEWGVGSGFNDLGLGVRLRYEFHRKFAPYVGYDHHWSFGETADLAGDHASSGAFVFGVRIWR, encoded by the coding sequence ATGATGCGTATCGTTCAGTACACGATTGGACTTCTCGTTGCGGGCACGCTCTTGGTTGGGGGCGCGGCGGAAACGGCCCACGCTCAGACCATGGACGACAAGCCGCACACCTACATTCTCTTTCACAAGCTCGAATACGTGCCTGAGCCTGCCGAACAGCCCATCAGCCTGGAAGCTACGAGCTGGATTGGGGGGGACGTCAATCGGCTCTGGCTCCGGGGGGAAGGCGAGCAGTCGACCCTTCACCGTGAGGGAGAGGCCGAAGTCGAGGCCCTCTACGGCCGACTCATCAGTCCCTTCTTCGACGTGGTGGCCGGGATGCGAGTGGATCGGCGTTGGGGAGGAGACGGCCAGACCCGCGGTCATCTTGCCGTGGGCCTGCAGGGACTGGCCCCGTACCGGTTTGAGGTCGAGCCCACCCTCTACGTCAGCCACAAGGGCAACGTCTCGGCCGGACTGGCGGCCAGCTACCACGTGCTCTTCACGCAGCGGCTCATCATGGAGTCGGAGATGGAGGCGAGTGCTGCCCTGCAGGACGTACCGGAGTGGGGCGTCGGATCGGGGTTCAACGACCTCGGCCTCGGCGTTCGACTTCGCTACGAGTTCCACCGCAAGTTTGCCCCGTACGTCGGCTACGACCATCACTGGTCGTTCGGCGAAACAGCCGACCTTGCCGGTGATCATGCGAGCAGTGGGGCGTTCGTCTTCGGCGTGCGTATCTGGCGCTAA
- a CDS encoding class I SAM-dependent methyltransferase, translating to MNDKDVAQGSVASSQKPIRPDPAATAHTRHRYDLWASVYDWAEWPAEQLLFRKWREQLLAPVEGPEILELGVGTGKNVPYYPDDAQVTAIDLSPEMVARARRRTQQSPEKTITVREMDVQALDFAEGQFDEVVASMVFCSVPDPVLGLREAIRVTKPGGRLRLLEHMRATSPALGRLMDRLDAPVHWMGGMHIARQTVENVRRVGWEIEEETSLTHADIFRRIVARKPK from the coding sequence ATGAACGACAAGGACGTAGCACAGGGCTCCGTCGCCTCGTCTCAGAAGCCAATTCGTCCGGATCCGGCGGCGACGGCGCACACGCGGCATCGGTACGACCTCTGGGCGTCCGTGTACGACTGGGCGGAGTGGCCGGCCGAGCAGCTTCTCTTTCGGAAATGGCGCGAGCAGCTTTTGGCGCCGGTGGAAGGACCGGAGATCCTGGAGTTGGGTGTGGGGACGGGGAAGAACGTACCCTACTACCCCGACGATGCGCAGGTCACGGCCATCGACCTTTCGCCCGAGATGGTGGCTCGTGCTCGACGACGGACCCAGCAGTCTCCGGAGAAGACAATTACGGTCCGCGAGATGGACGTGCAGGCCCTCGATTTTGCCGAGGGGCAGTTCGACGAGGTAGTAGCCTCAATGGTGTTCTGCTCGGTTCCCGATCCGGTTCTCGGATTGCGGGAAGCCATTCGCGTGACGAAGCCCGGTGGACGCCTCCGGTTGTTGGAGCACATGCGGGCCACGTCCCCCGCTCTCGGGCGTCTCATGGATCGCCTCGATGCCCCCGTTCACTGGATGGGCGGAATGCACATTGCCCGTCAGACCGTCGAGAACGTGCGGCGGGTGGGCTGGGAGATTGAAGAAGAGACCTCCCTAACGCACGCCGACATCTTCCGCCGCATTGTTGCACGGAAACCGAAGTAA
- a CDS encoding DUF302 domain-containing protein, producing the protein MEATATYYYSKVVDLSPEDAEARVREELEEEGFGVLTEIDVTATLKKKLDVDFRPYKILGACNPPYAHKALEAEDKIGTMLPCNVIVQDNGDGRTEIAAVDPVASMQSVENEGLRPIAEEIRDRLRTVIDNV; encoded by the coding sequence ATGGAAGCCACAGCAACCTACTATTACTCAAAAGTCGTTGACCTTTCTCCCGAAGATGCAGAAGCCCGCGTGCGGGAGGAACTGGAAGAAGAAGGGTTTGGAGTCCTCACGGAAATTGACGTGACGGCGACGCTCAAAAAGAAGTTGGACGTTGATTTCCGGCCCTACAAGATTCTGGGGGCCTGCAATCCGCCGTATGCCCACAAGGCCCTGGAGGCGGAGGACAAGATTGGCACGATGCTGCCCTGCAACGTCATCGTGCAGGACAACGGAGACGGACGCACGGAAATCGCTGCCGTTGATCCGGTGGCCTCGATGCAGTCTGTGGAGAACGAGGGCCTGCGTCCGATTGCCGAGGAGATTCGGGACCGGCTTCGCACGGTGATCGACAACGTGTAG